From Microbacterium pseudoresistens, the proteins below share one genomic window:
- a CDS encoding ATP-dependent Clp protease ATP-binding subunit codes for MTTPAQPAQDDQQSPLEQFGINLTDRARQGKLDPVIGRDNEIRRVSQVLTRRTKNNPVLIGEPGVGKTAVVEGLAQRIVAGDVAESLKDKELVSLDISALVAGAMYRGQFEERLKSVLKEITESEGRVITFIDELHVLMGAGGGEGSVAASNMLKPMLARGELHMIGATTLNEYREFIEKDAALERRFQQVYVGEPSVEDTIAILRGLKGRYEAHHGVTISDSALVAASALSNRYLPSRQLPDKAIDLIDEAMSRLKMEIDSSPVEIDQLKRQVDRMKLEELALKRETDAASKERLGALREQLGEMEKELAGLEERWSRERSGLNRVGELKKQLDDAVTQRDLAMRQADYTKASKLEYETIKRLERDIAEAESAEAATAVSGEGRMVNEQVTDEDIAAVIAAWTGIPVGRLLQGESEKLLHLERELGRRLIGQKDAVRAVSDAVRRSRAGINDPGRPTGSFLFLGPTGVGKTELAKALAEFLFDDEHAMVRIDMSEYGEKHSVSRLVGAPPGYVGYEQGGQLTEAVRRRPYSVVLLDEVEKAHPEVFDVLLQVLDDGRLTDGQGRTVDFSNVILILTSNIGSPILIDPVMSTDDKREAVMALVRQSFRPEFLNRLDDIVMFQALSEDDLAQIVELSVDQLQRRLHERRLTLAVTPDARSWLAERGYDPVFGARPLRRLIQTEVQNRLATALLSGGVRDGDVVRVDVAPDGSGLALTSDGPVAADQTAP; via the coding sequence ATGACCACGCCCGCACAACCTGCACAAGACGACCAGCAGTCCCCGCTCGAGCAGTTCGGGATCAACCTCACCGACCGCGCCCGGCAGGGCAAGCTCGACCCGGTGATCGGCCGCGACAATGAGATCCGTCGCGTCAGCCAGGTGCTCACCCGTCGCACGAAGAACAACCCCGTGCTCATCGGCGAGCCCGGCGTCGGAAAGACGGCCGTGGTGGAGGGACTCGCGCAACGGATCGTGGCGGGCGACGTGGCCGAGTCGCTCAAGGACAAGGAGCTCGTCTCCCTCGACATCTCCGCCCTCGTCGCCGGCGCCATGTACCGCGGGCAGTTCGAGGAGCGCCTGAAGAGCGTGCTCAAGGAGATCACCGAGTCCGAGGGGCGGGTCATCACCTTCATCGACGAGCTGCACGTGCTCATGGGCGCGGGGGGCGGGGAGGGGTCGGTGGCGGCATCCAACATGCTCAAGCCGATGCTCGCGCGCGGCGAGCTGCACATGATCGGCGCCACGACGCTCAACGAGTACCGCGAGTTCATCGAGAAGGATGCCGCGCTCGAACGCCGCTTCCAGCAGGTGTACGTCGGCGAGCCGTCCGTCGAAGACACGATCGCGATCCTGCGCGGGCTCAAGGGCAGGTACGAGGCGCACCATGGGGTGACGATCTCCGACAGCGCGCTCGTCGCCGCATCCGCCCTCTCCAACCGCTACCTGCCCAGCCGCCAGCTGCCCGACAAGGCCATCGACCTCATCGACGAGGCCATGTCGCGGCTGAAGATGGAGATCGACTCCTCGCCCGTCGAGATCGATCAGCTCAAGCGCCAGGTCGACCGGATGAAGCTCGAGGAGCTGGCGCTCAAGCGCGAGACGGATGCCGCGTCCAAGGAGCGCCTCGGCGCCCTGCGTGAGCAGCTCGGAGAGATGGAGAAGGAGCTCGCGGGCCTCGAAGAGCGCTGGTCGCGCGAGCGGTCGGGGCTCAACCGCGTCGGAGAGCTGAAGAAGCAGCTCGACGACGCCGTCACCCAGCGCGACCTCGCGATGCGCCAGGCCGACTACACGAAGGCGTCCAAGCTGGAATACGAGACGATCAAGCGCCTCGAGCGCGACATCGCCGAGGCCGAGAGCGCCGAGGCGGCGACCGCGGTTTCCGGCGAGGGCCGCATGGTCAACGAGCAGGTCACCGACGAAGACATCGCCGCGGTCATCGCGGCGTGGACCGGCATCCCCGTGGGGCGCCTGCTGCAGGGCGAGAGCGAGAAGCTGTTGCACCTGGAGCGCGAGCTCGGCCGTCGCCTCATCGGCCAGAAGGATGCCGTGCGCGCCGTGTCGGACGCCGTGCGCCGTTCGCGCGCCGGCATCAACGACCCCGGGCGCCCGACGGGATCGTTCCTGTTCCTGGGGCCCACCGGTGTCGGCAAGACCGAGCTCGCCAAGGCGCTCGCCGAGTTCCTGTTCGACGACGAGCACGCGATGGTGCGCATCGACATGTCGGAGTATGGCGAGAAGCACTCGGTGTCGCGGCTGGTCGGCGCCCCTCCCGGATACGTCGGCTACGAGCAGGGCGGTCAGCTCACCGAGGCCGTGCGCCGCCGCCCGTACAGCGTCGTGCTGCTGGATGAGGTCGAGAAGGCGCATCCGGAAGTGTTCGACGTGCTGCTGCAGGTGCTCGATGACGGCCGGCTCACCGATGGACAGGGCCGGACGGTCGACTTCTCGAACGTCATCCTCATCCTCACCAGCAACATCGGCTCGCCGATCCTCATCGACCCGGTCATGTCGACGGACGACAAGCGCGAGGCCGTGATGGCTCTTGTGCGGCAGTCGTTCCGTCCGGAGTTCCTCAACCGCCTCGACGACATCGTGATGTTCCAGGCGCTGAGCGAAGACGACCTCGCGCAGATCGTGGAGCTGTCGGTCGACCAGCTGCAGCGCCGGCTGCACGAGCGTCGGCTGACGCTCGCCGTCACCCCGGATGCCCGGTCGTGGCTGGCCGAACGCGGCTACGACCCGGTGTTCGGCGCCCGCCCGCTGCGCCGCCTCATCCAGACCGAGGTGCAGAACCGTCTCGCCACGGCGCTGCTGTCGGGCGGCGTGCGCGACGGCGATGTGGTGCGCGTGGACGTGGCCCCCGACGGATCGGGCCTCGCGCTCACCAGCGACGGCCCCGTCGCGGCGGATCAGACCGCGCCGTAG
- a CDS encoding SDR family oxidoreductase: MIEREEGRRGIAWVTGASSGIGRASALALADAGFTVAATARRADALDRLVAEIRDRGGAAMAFPADISVASQQSETIARVNDGLGPITTAVLAAGTNTPRRFWPELDMARFTEIVDVNLVSIAAAVHELIPAMRTQGAGQFVLVSSWAAWRHSPGAGVAYAASKSALGVIAETVNAQLGRDGIRACHLCPGDVDTDFLAQRPSEVTSAQRARMLSPDAVARAVRFVATSPAETCVNELVLTPTRNAAYGAV; the protein is encoded by the coding sequence ATGATCGAACGCGAGGAAGGACGCCGCGGCATCGCCTGGGTCACCGGTGCATCATCCGGGATCGGACGCGCAAGCGCCCTCGCCCTGGCCGACGCCGGGTTCACCGTGGCCGCGACGGCCCGACGCGCCGATGCGCTCGATCGGCTCGTCGCCGAGATCCGCGACCGCGGTGGCGCGGCGATGGCGTTCCCGGCCGACATCAGCGTCGCGTCGCAGCAGAGCGAGACCATCGCGCGGGTGAACGACGGGCTCGGCCCGATCACCACCGCGGTGCTCGCCGCGGGCACGAACACACCACGGCGCTTCTGGCCGGAGCTGGACATGGCACGGTTCACCGAGATCGTCGACGTCAACCTCGTCAGCATCGCCGCCGCCGTGCATGAGCTGATCCCGGCCATGCGCACCCAGGGCGCCGGCCAGTTCGTGCTCGTGTCGTCGTGGGCCGCGTGGCGGCACTCCCCCGGCGCGGGCGTCGCCTACGCGGCCAGCAAGTCCGCGCTGGGCGTCATCGCGGAGACCGTCAACGCCCAGCTCGGGCGAGACGGCATCCGCGCCTGCCACCTGTGCCCCGGCGACGTCGACACCGACTTCCTCGCTCAGCGCCCCTCGGAGGTCACCTCCGCGCAGCGGGCGCGGATGCTGTCTCCGGATGCCGTGGCCCGCGCCGTGCGTTTCGTCGCCACCTCGCCCGCGGAGACGTGCGTGAACGAGCTCGTGCTCACCCCGACGCGCAACGCCGCCTACGGCGCGGTCTGA
- a CDS encoding carbohydrate ABC transporter permease: protein MTTASPRRNTRKALGGVVFYALLAVVLIPFLFVFWYMITTSLKSPQDLTASTFRWFFTPTLDNYAQVFQQTDFAQFAMNSLLVGLGSVAIALVLGLPAAYAIARYQAPKLALIILSSRITPGVTFLIPLFIIFSGLGWVDTYRALIIAHLLITLPMVTWLMIGFFEELPQEIIDSARVDGASAIRTFLQVILPITRGGIAAAAILAFIFSWNHFMFSVVLAGRTTRTLPVAVFEFMSYGQINWGAICAAATVMTIPVVVMGLFAQRNIVQGLAGGAVKG, encoded by the coding sequence ATGACCACCGCATCCCCGCGTCGCAACACACGCAAAGCACTCGGCGGAGTCGTCTTCTACGCGCTCCTCGCCGTCGTGCTGATCCCGTTCCTGTTCGTGTTCTGGTACATGATCACGACGTCGCTGAAGTCCCCGCAAGACCTGACCGCATCGACGTTCCGCTGGTTCTTCACGCCGACCCTCGACAACTACGCCCAGGTGTTCCAGCAGACCGACTTCGCTCAGTTCGCGATGAACTCGCTGCTGGTCGGTCTGGGCTCCGTGGCGATCGCGCTCGTGCTCGGCTTGCCCGCCGCATACGCGATCGCGCGATACCAGGCACCCAAGCTCGCGCTGATCATCCTGTCATCGCGCATCACGCCGGGCGTCACATTCCTGATCCCGCTGTTCATCATCTTCAGCGGTCTCGGATGGGTGGACACCTATCGCGCGCTGATCATCGCCCACCTGCTGATCACCCTGCCGATGGTGACCTGGCTGATGATCGGCTTCTTCGAGGAGCTGCCGCAGGAGATCATCGACTCGGCCCGGGTCGACGGGGCCAGCGCGATCCGCACGTTCCTGCAGGTGATCCTTCCGATCACGCGCGGCGGGATCGCGGCGGCGGCCATCCTCGCGTTCATCTTCTCGTGGAACCACTTCATGTTCTCGGTGGTGCTGGCCGGTCGCACGACGCGCACCCTCCCCGTCGCCGTCTTCGAGTTCATGTCGTACGGGCAGATCAACTGGGGAGCCATCTGCGCGGCCGCGACCGTCATGACGATCCCCGTGGTGGTCATGGGGCTCTTCGCGCAGCGCAACATCGTGCAGGGCCTGGCCGGCGGGGCGGTGAAGGGATGA
- a CDS encoding carbohydrate ABC transporter permease, translating to MDRHVLAVFTTPAVAFIVLTMAFPVVFTIYLSLTHWVGGLTRAPEFIGLDNFIRLLTDDPRFWGATFRTLALTAGAVAAQTVIGVAIAVLLHRRFVISGLIRSVVLLPMIATPVAVALVWRLMFHPQLGVLNDILTRMGLPPSDWLADPQLALFLVGLVDTWEWAPLIALITLAGLTALPEDPFEAAQLDGANGWQRFWHVTLPMVRPIVVVAVVFRLIEALKTFDLILVMTNGGPGFETETLNIYVYNIAFQYQQLGYASALLIIFFLLVLLISSSVLRLRRPKDS from the coding sequence ATGGATCGGCACGTCCTCGCCGTCTTCACCACCCCGGCGGTCGCCTTCATCGTGCTGACGATGGCCTTCCCCGTGGTGTTCACCATTTACCTCTCGCTGACCCACTGGGTCGGCGGATTGACCAGGGCGCCGGAGTTCATCGGCCTGGACAACTTCATCCGCCTGCTCACGGATGACCCGCGATTCTGGGGCGCCACGTTCCGCACGCTGGCGCTGACCGCCGGTGCCGTCGCGGCCCAGACCGTCATCGGCGTCGCGATCGCCGTGCTGCTGCACCGCCGCTTCGTCATCAGCGGGCTGATCCGCAGCGTGGTGCTGCTGCCGATGATCGCCACCCCGGTGGCGGTCGCTCTCGTGTGGCGCCTGATGTTCCACCCGCAGCTCGGCGTGCTCAACGACATCCTCACCAGGATGGGCCTCCCGCCCAGCGACTGGCTCGCCGATCCGCAGCTCGCCCTGTTCCTCGTCGGCCTCGTCGATACCTGGGAGTGGGCGCCGCTGATCGCGCTCATCACGCTGGCCGGTCTCACCGCCCTGCCCGAGGACCCCTTCGAGGCCGCTCAGCTCGACGGCGCCAACGGCTGGCAGCGGTTCTGGCACGTCACTCTGCCCATGGTCCGCCCGATCGTGGTCGTGGCCGTCGTCTTCCGCCTCATCGAGGCCCTGAAGACATTCGACCTCATCCTGGTGATGACCAACGGCGGACCGGGATTCGAGACCGAGACGCTGAACATCTACGTCTACAACATCGCCTTCCAGTACCAGCAGCTCGGGTACGCCTCCGCGCTCCTGATCATCTTCTTCCTGCTCGTGCTGCTCATCTCCTCGTCCGTCTTGCGCCTGCGCCGACCGAAAGACTCGTGA
- a CDS encoding ABC transporter substrate-binding protein, with the protein MISHKSRAIKGAVAIIAAAALLAGCSGAPESTTENADEATGAFDWKRYDGESIRFVAGLQPWQAAVEPLIPEFEELTGITVETEALPEDQFRQRLQVELTSGSSDIDVFMSSVQQDGARFASAGWYEDLTPYIENSSLTSPDYDFDDFSESVLEGHTFDGTLSALPIQLEVQMLFYRKDLLQAAGFDGPPTTLDELEEIAKATTDPAANVYGWAARGKRAAAVTQLTSFLLNHGAEYMKDGEAAFSSPEGIEAVEQYGQLIRDYGPSGSTNNGWEELLALFQSGGLAQWADNSGQAAALRDPAQTSFADQVGYAAMPAGPEGDAQTFFGWAAAMSSSSEKKGPAWLFLQWLTSPETVQALQEIGIPGGRQSIEFGPDVPTEFVEAFRSALSTAQPQLPQVQSVPEVRDAIGDAIVASIQGDDVEKAVKTAADEFDRIVSMESR; encoded by the coding sequence ATGATCAGCCACAAGTCACGAGCGATCAAGGGCGCCGTCGCGATCATCGCCGCCGCCGCTCTGCTCGCCGGGTGCAGCGGCGCCCCCGAGTCCACGACCGAGAACGCCGACGAGGCCACGGGCGCGTTCGACTGGAAGCGCTACGACGGTGAGAGCATCCGCTTCGTCGCGGGCCTTCAGCCCTGGCAGGCCGCCGTGGAACCCCTCATCCCCGAGTTCGAAGAGCTCACCGGCATCACCGTCGAGACCGAGGCGCTGCCCGAGGATCAGTTCCGTCAGCGCCTGCAGGTGGAGCTCACCTCCGGATCCAGCGACATCGATGTCTTCATGTCATCGGTGCAGCAGGACGGCGCCCGGTTCGCCAGCGCCGGATGGTACGAGGACCTCACCCCGTACATCGAGAACTCCTCGCTCACCTCGCCCGACTACGACTTCGACGACTTCAGCGAGAGCGTGCTCGAAGGTCACACGTTCGACGGCACGCTCTCCGCGCTGCCGATCCAGCTCGAGGTCCAGATGCTCTTCTACCGCAAGGACCTTCTCCAGGCGGCGGGCTTCGACGGCCCTCCGACGACCCTGGACGAGCTCGAGGAGATCGCCAAGGCGACCACCGACCCCGCGGCGAACGTGTACGGCTGGGCCGCACGCGGCAAGCGCGCCGCCGCGGTCACCCAGCTGACGAGCTTCCTGCTCAACCACGGCGCCGAGTACATGAAGGACGGCGAAGCCGCGTTCAGCTCGCCCGAGGGCATCGAGGCCGTCGAGCAGTACGGTCAGCTGATCCGCGACTACGGCCCCAGCGGCTCGACCAACAACGGGTGGGAGGAGTTGCTCGCGCTGTTCCAGTCCGGCGGTCTCGCCCAGTGGGCCGACAACAGCGGGCAGGCGGCGGCACTGCGCGACCCGGCGCAGACCTCGTTCGCCGACCAGGTCGGATACGCGGCGATGCCCGCGGGCCCCGAAGGCGATGCACAGACCTTCTTCGGATGGGCGGCGGCCATGTCATCGAGCTCGGAGAAGAAGGGACCTGCATGGTTGTTCCTGCAGTGGCTCACCTCTCCGGAGACCGTGCAGGCGCTCCAGGAGATCGGCATCCCCGGCGGTCGCCAGTCGATCGAGTTCGGTCCGGATGTGCCGACCGAGTTCGTCGAGGCGTTCCGCAGCGCGCTGTCCACGGCGCAGCCTCAGCTTCCTCAGGTGCAGTCCGTCCCCGAGGTGCGCGACGCCATCGGCGACGCCATCGTCGCGTCCATCCAGGGCGATGATGTCGAGAAGGCCGTCAAGACGGCCGCCGACGAGTTCGACCGCATCGTCTCGATGGAGTCGCGCTGA
- a CDS encoding PfkB family carbohydrate kinase: protein MSYDVVCIGAANLDTIAVVDDLPGSDERTTTHAVIDAGGGPAGTAAVTMARLGLSVAFCGVVGDDAAGDEICRLLDAEGVDTRWMTRIAGSTPRSMILVERATAARTIVASIATPPRAEDIPLDQSAWLHVDQTGYAPAAEALRLAGAGPRLSVDGGNPITDLALDVVSLYAPTRSAIGRRYPGVPVEDAMRAAHAEGADDVVVTDGSAGALVLIAGDAVHVPAFDGRIVSTMGAGDVFHGGLVAALVHGDDLPAAVRRASATAMISCRALDGRSGIPTLEELDAFLAAPRQGR, encoded by the coding sequence GTGAGCTACGACGTCGTATGCATCGGCGCAGCGAACCTCGACACGATCGCCGTGGTCGACGACCTGCCCGGTTCCGACGAGCGGACCACGACGCATGCGGTCATCGATGCGGGCGGCGGCCCGGCGGGTACCGCCGCGGTGACGATGGCGAGGCTCGGACTCTCGGTCGCCTTCTGCGGAGTCGTCGGCGACGACGCGGCAGGAGACGAGATCTGCCGACTGCTCGACGCCGAGGGCGTCGACACGCGCTGGATGACCCGCATCGCCGGCTCCACGCCGCGCAGCATGATCCTCGTCGAACGCGCGACCGCCGCTCGGACGATCGTCGCCTCGATCGCGACGCCGCCCCGCGCCGAAGACATCCCGCTCGACCAGTCCGCCTGGCTGCACGTGGACCAGACGGGGTACGCCCCCGCGGCCGAGGCGCTGCGCCTCGCCGGCGCAGGCCCCCGCTTGAGCGTCGACGGGGGCAACCCGATCACGGATCTGGCACTGGACGTCGTCTCGCTCTACGCGCCGACCAGGAGCGCGATCGGTCGGCGCTATCCCGGCGTCCCGGTCGAGGATGCGATGCGCGCGGCGCACGCGGAAGGCGCGGATGACGTCGTCGTCACCGACGGCTCCGCGGGCGCCCTCGTTCTCATCGCCGGCGACGCGGTGCACGTTCCCGCGTTCGACGGCCGGATCGTCAGCACGATGGGGGCGGGCGACGTCTTCCACGGCGGCCTGGTCGCCGCGCTCGTGCACGGAGACGACCTTCCCGCCGCGGTGCGCCGAGCCTCGGCGACCGCCATGATCTCCTGCCGTGCGCTCGACGGGCGCAGCGGCATCCCGACGCTCGAAGAACTCGACGCATTCCTGGCGGCCCCGCGTCAGGGCCGCTGA
- a CDS encoding DeoR/GlpR family DNA-binding transcription regulator, with amino-acid sequence MTVESTPEGAADLPRVSARERRTLLLSAVEDQGYCTTAELARRFGVSEMTIRRDVAGLVDKGRLRSFHGGVSALSSGEFRGSDYSARAGVAQTVKRAIARRACEMIDDGAVVGLDAGSTVAELAELLAVRPIRAHAVTASLPVISALASAPHVDVMSLGGNLHSESLSFAGPATLAAIDELRLGTFFLGASAFSARGAFCANDFDSLTKRKLIEVADRVVLLADATKTTRSAMAKVCDWDAIDVLVTDHAIDGELPHILDEHGVELVLADSSSSSN; translated from the coding sequence TTGACAGTTGAGAGCACCCCCGAGGGGGCCGCGGATCTTCCGCGGGTGTCGGCGCGCGAGCGTCGCACGCTGCTGCTGAGCGCCGTCGAGGATCAGGGCTACTGCACCACGGCGGAGCTGGCCAGACGGTTCGGCGTCTCCGAGATGACGATCCGGCGCGATGTGGCGGGACTCGTCGACAAGGGCCGGTTGCGCAGCTTTCACGGCGGCGTCTCGGCGCTGTCGTCGGGCGAGTTCCGGGGCAGCGACTACTCGGCACGTGCCGGAGTCGCGCAGACGGTCAAGCGCGCCATCGCCAGGAGGGCGTGCGAGATGATCGACGACGGCGCCGTCGTCGGGCTCGACGCGGGGTCGACGGTCGCGGAGCTGGCAGAGCTCCTCGCCGTGCGGCCCATCCGCGCCCACGCCGTGACGGCGTCGCTTCCCGTGATCAGCGCTCTCGCCAGCGCCCCGCACGTCGACGTGATGTCGCTGGGCGGCAATCTCCACTCCGAATCGCTGAGTTTCGCGGGGCCCGCCACGCTCGCCGCGATCGACGAGCTGCGTCTGGGCACCTTCTTCCTCGGGGCGTCGGCGTTCAGCGCGCGCGGTGCGTTCTGCGCGAACGACTTCGACTCGCTCACCAAGCGCAAGCTCATCGAGGTGGCCGACCGCGTTGTGCTCCTGGCGGATGCAACGAAGACGACGCGTTCGGCGATGGCGAAGGTCTGCGACTGGGATGCGATCGATGTGCTCGTCACCGACCACGCCATCGACGGTGAGCTCCCGCACATCCTCGACGAGCACGGAGTCGAACTCGTGCTCGCCGACTCTTCTTCCTCCTCGAACTGA
- a CDS encoding alcohol dehydrogenase catalytic domain-containing protein, with the protein MKSVRYHGDGVVSLDETPVPQIGPRDVLVAPTAIGVCGTDTHIIDGEFMSNPPMALGHEIAGRIVEIGRDVVAVGVGDLITVEPHLYCGTCFNCQTGSIHMCPTRRAQGVHLDGGMQEYLAIPDTLAYRVPDGVTDWEAALTEPVACCVHGLDRLNAKSGMPLAVFGAGPIGAILVALAKLQGLGPVVVVEPRESRRELALRFGADLALDPGADDFDERMRAVTAGVGFPYLIDAAGHPAVLESAIGFASRGANILLLGVAPPHAVASVRPNEIYAKELTLLGTALNPYTHRRAANLLPRLGLERLHRGEYALDDFEAALVAQREGSFDKVFLCPQQDARPANGEETR; encoded by the coding sequence ATGAAGTCTGTCCGCTATCACGGAGACGGCGTCGTCAGCCTCGACGAGACGCCGGTGCCGCAGATCGGGCCGCGCGATGTGCTGGTCGCTCCGACCGCCATCGGGGTGTGCGGCACCGACACCCACATCATCGACGGCGAGTTCATGTCCAACCCGCCGATGGCGCTCGGGCATGAGATCGCCGGGCGCATCGTCGAGATCGGCCGAGACGTCGTCGCCGTCGGCGTGGGCGATCTGATCACGGTCGAGCCGCACCTGTACTGCGGCACGTGCTTCAACTGCCAGACCGGCAGCATCCACATGTGCCCGACGCGTCGTGCGCAAGGCGTGCACCTCGACGGCGGGATGCAGGAGTACCTCGCGATCCCCGACACCCTCGCCTACCGCGTGCCCGACGGCGTGACCGACTGGGAGGCGGCGCTCACCGAGCCCGTCGCCTGCTGCGTGCACGGTCTGGATCGTCTGAACGCGAAGTCGGGGATGCCGCTGGCCGTCTTCGGCGCCGGTCCCATCGGTGCGATCCTCGTGGCCCTCGCGAAGCTGCAGGGGCTCGGGCCGGTCGTGGTCGTCGAGCCGCGCGAGAGCCGCCGCGAGCTCGCGCTGCGCTTCGGGGCGGATCTCGCCCTCGACCCGGGCGCCGACGACTTCGACGAGCGGATGCGGGCGGTCACCGCCGGGGTCGGATTCCCGTACCTCATCGACGCGGCGGGCCACCCGGCGGTGCTGGAGAGCGCGATCGGATTCGCGTCGCGCGGCGCGAACATCCTCCTCCTCGGGGTCGCACCGCCTCACGCGGTCGCGAGCGTGCGGCCGAACGAGATCTATGCGAAGGAGCTCACACTGCTCGGCACCGCGTTGAACCCCTACACCCACCGCCGCGCGGCGAACCTGCTTCCCCGGCTCGGGCTGGAGCGCCTCCATCGAGGCGAGTACGCACTGGACGACTTCGAGGCCGCCCTCGTCGCGCAGCGGGAGGGATCCTTCGACAAGGTGTTCCTGTGCCCGCAGCAGGATGCCCGCCCTGCGAACGGGGAGGAGACGCGATGA
- a CDS encoding tartrate dehydrogenase, whose product MSENSPQRIAVVAGDGIGQEVMPAALACLDAVTERHGIRLEYTHLDWGSDFYREHGSMMPADGLDELSRHDAIFLGAVGAPDIPDTETLWGLLIPIRRAFDQYVNLRPVRTLPGVPGPLATDRPIDMMIVRENTEGEYSEIGGRLYRGRPQEAAVQETVFTRLGVSRVARYAADLALSRSGRLTSATKSNGIIHTMPFWDEIVAETAAASGLGGVDSVLVDALAARFVLQPWSLDVVVASNLLGDILSDLGSALTGSIGVAPSANLNPEGIHPSLFEPVHGSAPDIAGKGIANPIGQIWTAAMMLDHLGHRAAAAEQIAAFERVLDAGICTGDLGGTASTAEFTDAVVREIRRGEGAGTNEGGTR is encoded by the coding sequence ATGAGCGAGAACTCCCCGCAGCGGATCGCCGTCGTCGCCGGCGACGGCATCGGCCAGGAGGTCATGCCCGCGGCCCTGGCCTGCCTCGATGCCGTGACGGAACGCCACGGCATCCGGCTCGAATACACCCACCTCGACTGGGGCTCGGACTTCTATCGCGAGCACGGCAGCATGATGCCCGCCGACGGCCTGGACGAGCTGAGCAGGCACGACGCGATCTTCCTCGGCGCCGTCGGGGCCCCCGACATCCCCGACACGGAGACCCTCTGGGGGCTTCTGATTCCGATCCGGCGCGCGTTCGACCAGTACGTGAACCTGCGTCCGGTGCGCACGCTGCCCGGCGTCCCCGGGCCGCTGGCGACCGATCGCCCGATCGACATGATGATCGTGCGGGAGAACACCGAGGGGGAGTACTCCGAGATCGGAGGACGCCTCTACCGCGGCCGGCCTCAAGAGGCGGCGGTGCAGGAGACCGTCTTCACCCGGCTCGGCGTCTCCCGCGTCGCGCGCTATGCCGCAGACCTCGCCCTGTCGCGCTCGGGTCGCCTCACCTCGGCGACCAAGAGCAACGGGATCATCCACACCATGCCCTTCTGGGACGAGATCGTCGCCGAGACCGCCGCCGCGTCGGGACTGGGCGGGGTCGACTCCGTTCTCGTCGATGCGCTGGCCGCGCGGTTCGTCCTGCAGCCGTGGAGCCTCGACGTCGTCGTCGCCTCGAACCTGCTGGGCGACATCCTCTCCGATCTCGGCAGCGCGCTGACGGGATCGATCGGCGTCGCGCCGAGCGCCAACCTCAACCCGGAGGGGATCCATCCGTCGCTCTTCGAGCCCGTGCACGGGTCGGCTCCGGACATCGCGGGCAAGGGCATCGCCAATCCCATCGGCCAAATCTGGACGGCCGCCATGATGCTCGACCACCTCGGGCACCGTGCCGCCGCGGCAGAGCAGATCGCGGCCTTCGAGCGGGTGCTCGACGCCGGCATCTGCACGGGCGATCTCGGCGGGACCGCGTCGACCGCGGAGTTCACCGACGCCGTCGTCCGGGAGATCCGGCGAGGCGAAGGGGCCGGTACGAACGAAGGAGGAACGCGGTGA